The Staphylococcus sp. 17KM0847 DNA segment CCTCAAAGATGATGAGGTCAATAGGTTCGAGGTGGAAGCGTAGTGATACGTGGAGCTGACGAATACTAATCGATCGAAGACTTAATCAATTTTTATTCTTTCGGTTTCTCTTGTGAAACTTTTATACTTACAATCTAGTTTTGAATGTATAACATTCTTTTATCTGGTGCCTATGGCAAAGAGGTCACACCTGTTCCCATGCCGAACACAGTAGTTAAGCTCTTTAGCGCCGATGGTAGTCGGACTTACGTTCCGCAAGAGTAGGACGGTGCCAGGTTTTATTTTGAGGGAGGTCATTGTGACCTCTCTTTTTTATTTTCAATCATATTCCATAGTCATCGGGTATATTATATTATTTATTGTGATGGAGTGTTGTTACATGAAACGTTACTTGAAAAATGTCACAACTGTTGAAACTTCAAAAATTGATATGGGTCGAGGAGTTCGTCAAGGTTTATTGATGTTTATCCCTTTACTCTACGGTTTACTCACTCAGGATTTTTCGTCTGCGTTACTCGTTACAATTGGCACGCTTGCTCATATTTATGTATTTAAAGGGACTTTTACTTCTCGTATACGTGCTGTAACTTTTGCTACGTGTGGTTTGGTTGTTTCAATGATGTTGGGCACCTTAACAGCAGGCCACACATTGTTGTTTGGTATTCTGTTATTATTTGTAGCGGTTATTCCTTATTATTTATTTAACACTTTAGCACTTCCAGGTCCTTCATCAACATTTTTTATTATTGCATATAGTCTATCAAGTGTAATGCCTGAAGACCCAAGTGCTTTTCTGTATCGTGGTCTGATGGTAGGTATTGGTGGTGTATTAGGTATTCTCCTTGTATATATTGAAAGTAAATTAACAGGAGAAAAACCTGAGTATGATGCAGTGAAGAAAGATTTTATGCATATTCGTCAATTGATTTATCATTTTAATCAGCAGTCTACGTTTAATGATATGACTAAAGCTGCAGTTAAAGATTTGATGTTATCATCAGATATTTTAAGTACAACACGATTAACATTGCAAAAAAAGTCTTCTGATTATCAAAGACTCACACTGTTGCATCATGTAGCAGAAGGGATTTATTCAGAGCTATTAGAACTGAATGCCAAAGGGTGTCGACCTATGCCACCTATCATTGTTGAAATGATCGATCATGTTAATGCATACGTTATTCAAGAGAAAAAGAGCAGCATGCCATGGCGCAGATCTATCGAAGTTCCACCTGATTTTGAAGGATTAGTTCAGTTAATTTTTAAGATAGATGAGATTTTGAAAATGCCTGATCACCAAGTCAAAAAACAAGTTCAAGTGAAGTCTCCACTCTATATAAAACGTTTACGATACCATTTAACGCCAGAATCTTTAAGTTTTATTGCGTCGATGAAATATATGATTATTATCGGTGTTGCTATTTTTATTGCATTGGTTTTTCATTTTGAACGTGCATATTGGATTCCTCTCAGTGCACATACGGTTTTGATTGGTAGTACGACGATTGCAAGTATAGAACGCGCGGGTGCAAGGTGGTTTGGAACATTTATTGGTATTGGCATTGTAGTCGGTCTATTGAGTATGAATCCTAATATTTGGGTTATCGTTATTGTCATGTGTGTAAGTGGAGCACTGACTGAAATGTTAATTGGTGCGAATTATGCACTTGCGATGTTTCCGATTACAGTACAAGTTATTTTATTAGCAGGATTGGCGCAGGGGAATTTAACGATGATGATTGCGATTCCACGCTTGTTAGATACAACGATTGGTATTTTAATTGCAGTGATAGGCGTTATGATGATTGGACAGCGTTTGGCAAGTAAGCGACTGCCAGAGATAATTGGTAAAGTCGTGCGTATTGAGTCACAAATTTTTCATTCATTGTTTTCTGATCACACATATGAGGATCTTAACGCTCGTCAACACAAAATCTTACATTTAAAATTAAATTTGGAAAATATGGAAGCAATGTATCGACATGCTTATGGAGAATGGTCGTCAAATCGAAAACGTACACAGTACTACTATCCAGCAATGTTCCTTCTACAACAGATGCATTTTAAGTTAGTACAAGGTTTAATGGATGAGAGACACCCTATTTTAAATCGTATGGAAATGGGACAATATTTGTTAGTATTTGAAAATATCGCTAAACATTTTGAATATGGTATACAATATCATCCTATTGTTCAACTTCCATATTTAGAAAGTCATATTCAAATACGTTATGTACTGATGCAATTACAAGAAATTGCTTTGTATGATCAAAATAACGAGCGGAACCCTAATTTATTACCGAATTAATGAGAATAAGCAGAAAAGCAATCTTATGAGTGAATCAAGATTGCTTTTCTGCTTTTTTTAGTGCATGAATAAGTTGCTGTGCATGCTTTAATATGTCAGAAGTTTCAATGCCTCCAAAGCCTAGAACGAATTTGGGTTTTGAAGTTTGGTGTTGAAACAAATAATGAGAGAGCGGTTGAATAGTAATATCATATTTTTTAAAACATGCCATACATTCTTGTTCGGTTAAATGATTTTGTATGGTTAAGATAAAATGCATACCTGTAAATGCACCGTCAATACGGCATAGATCTGGATATTGAGATAAGTAGTTGACTAAGAGATCGCGTTTCTTTCTATAAATTTTACGCATACGGTTAAGGTGACGTTCAAATTGATGTGTTGCCATAAATTGACTTACTATATATTGAATATGCCGAGGAACTGTTCCACCTTCAATATTTAAAGTTTTTTGATATTTTTCGAGTAGTGGTTTTGGAAGGACGGCATAGGCTACACGAATACTTGGTGAGATAGATTTCGAAAAAGTGCTGACATAAATCACGCTATCAGTCTGATCTAAGCTTTGAAGTGCTGGAATTGGCTTACCCTCATAGCGAAACTCTGAATCGTAGTCATC contains these protein-coding regions:
- a CDS encoding FUSC family protein; this encodes MKRYLKNVTTVETSKIDMGRGVRQGLLMFIPLLYGLLTQDFSSALLVTIGTLAHIYVFKGTFTSRIRAVTFATCGLVVSMMLGTLTAGHTLLFGILLLFVAVIPYYLFNTLALPGPSSTFFIIAYSLSSVMPEDPSAFLYRGLMVGIGGVLGILLVYIESKLTGEKPEYDAVKKDFMHIRQLIYHFNQQSTFNDMTKAAVKDLMLSSDILSTTRLTLQKKSSDYQRLTLLHHVAEGIYSELLELNAKGCRPMPPIIVEMIDHVNAYVIQEKKSSMPWRRSIEVPPDFEGLVQLIFKIDEILKMPDHQVKKQVQVKSPLYIKRLRYHLTPESLSFIASMKYMIIIGVAIFIALVFHFERAYWIPLSAHTVLIGSTTIASIERAGARWFGTFIGIGIVVGLLSMNPNIWVIVIVMCVSGALTEMLIGANYALAMFPITVQVILLAGLAQGNLTMMIAIPRLLDTTIGILIAVIGVMMIGQRLASKRLPEIIGKVVRIESQIFHSLFSDHTYEDLNARQHKILHLKLNLENMEAMYRHAYGEWSSNRKRTQYYYPAMFLLQQMHFKLVQGLMDERHPILNRMEMGQYLLVFENIAKHFEYGIQYHPIVQLPYLESHIQIRYVLMQLQEIALYDQNNERNPNLLPN